The following nucleotide sequence is from Candidatus Rokuibacteriota bacterium.
GACCAGTTCCAGGTTCCAGAATCCGGGCTGCCGTATGTCCAGCGTCATGTTGACCTCGTGAAGTGCGGCGGGGCGGCGCTCTCACGCCGCCCCGCCAACCAAAGAAGAAACAGGCTAGATCGCCTCGGCCGGGTCCTTGCCCGCGATCTGCTTCAGCCCCTTGGCGAAGCGGCCCGCGTGCGACTTCTCGGCCTTGGCCAGCGTCTCGAACCACTCCGCCAGCTCGGCGAAGCCCTCGTCGCGCGCGGTTTTGGCCATGCCCGGGTACATCTGCGTGTACTCGTAGGTCTCGCCCGCGACGGCCGACTTGAGGTTCGCCTCGGTCTTGCCGAACGGCTCCCCGGTCGCCGGGTCGCCGACGTCCTTCAGGAAGTCCATGTGCCCGAAGGCGTGGCCGGTCTCGGCGTCGGCCGTGTCCTTGAAGAGGCCGGCCATGTCCGGGAAGCCCTCGATGTCCGCCACGCGGGCGAAGTAGAGGTACCGGCGGTTCGCCTGCGATTCGCCGGCGAACGCTTCCTTGAGGTTCTCGTGGCTCTTGGTGCCCTTGAGGCTCTTGCCTGCCATGGTGTGCCCTCCTTGCGGGTGTGCGCGCGACTCAGGGTGAACGTCGCGGCCGGTGCGGCCGGGCCTTCGCGGACCGGCACTGCGGACAGCGGCCGAAGAACTCGATGCGGTGGTGCGTGATGGCGAGCCCGGTGCGCGCCGCGATCCGCACGCGGAGCGCCTCGGCGTGGGGCTCGGCCAGCGGGCCGTCGACGTCCACGATCCGGCCGCAGCGCACACACGTGAAGTGGTGGTGCGCGTCCATGTTGGCGTCGAAGCGAGCATGCGGACCCGGAATCTCGGCCGCCAGCCCTTCGGCGACGAGGAGACGCAGGTTGCGGTAGACCGTGCCGAGGCTGACGCGGGGCAGCCGGCGGCGCACGAAGCGGTACACCCATTCGGCCGTCGGGTGCGACTCCGTGCCGCGCAGCACCTCGAGGATCACCCGCCGCGGGCCCGTCAGCCGGAGACCACGGGCGCGGAGCGCCGCATCGGGACTCTTAGGAATGGTTCTCATTACGAAATGGAGGCTACACGCCCGCCGCCGGGCTGTCAAGGGAAGCGGGCCGAGAGTGTAGGGAGCGCGCGGCGATTGACACGCCGGAGGCCTTCACCTACCATCAGCGGGCACCTATGGAGCGCGAGGCGGACGTCGTCGTGGTCGGCGCGGGGATCGTCGGGTGCGCCACGGCCTACTATCTGGCCCAGCGTGGCGTGCGGGCCGTCGTCGTCGAGTGCGGCGCGGTCCTCGGTGAGCAGTCGCGGAAGAACTGGGGCTTCGTGCGCCAGCAGGGCCGGGACCCGCACGAGGTGCCCCTCATGATGGAGGCCAACCGAATCTGGCGCGGCCTCGAGCGGGAGCTGGGCGCCGACATCGAGTGGGTCCAGGGCGGCAACCTGGCGCTGGCCGCCGACCCGGCGCGAATGGCGCTCTTCGAGCGGTGGCTGGAGGTCGCGCGCCAGTTCGACCTCGACACACGGCTGCTTCGGGCGCGCGACCTGCCGGCGGTCGTGCCGGGGCTCGGGGGCGACTGGGTCGGCGGCATGCACACCCCGACTGACGGCCACGCCGATCCGGGCAAGGCCACCGACGCCCTCGCCCGGGCGGCCGCGGCGCACGGGGCAGCCGTCCACCTGGGATGCGCAGTGGAGGGCGTCGCCACGCGCAACGGCGCGGTCAGCGCGGTTATCACCGAGCGTGGCGAGATCCGCACCTCGTGGCTGGTGTGCGCCGCGGGCGCCTGGTCATCGCGCCTCGCGCGCACCCTCCGTCTCGAGCTGCCTCAGCGCTGGGTGCGCGGCACCGTGGCCAGGACGACGCCGGCACCGGCCGTCACGTCTTGCGCCGTGTGGGGGCCCGGGGTGGCCTTTCGCCAGCGGAAGGACGGCTGCTTCAACATCGCCGCGGGCGGTGCGCTGGACCACGACGTCACGCTCGACTCGCTCCGGCAAATCCGCTTCTTCCTGCCCAACTACTGGAAGAACAAGGCGCTGTTCCGCTTCCACGTCGGACTGCCACTGGTTCAGAGCCTCATGGCCGCGCTTCCGGGATCGTCGGCGCGGCGCCACCCGCTCATCTGGGACCGCGGCGTCGAGCCCCGGCCGAACCCCGCCAAGGTCCAGCGCAGCTTCGCCGAGCTGCAGCGCCTGCTGCCGTCGCTGCCGCGGCTCGGCATCGCCGAGAGCTGGGCCGGCTACATCGACGCCACGCCCGACCTGGCGCCCGTGCTGGGCGAGGTCCCCGGGCTCCGCGGCTTCGTGTTCGCCACGGGGTTCAGCGGTCACGGGTTCGCCATGGGGCCCGTGGCGGGGCGGCTGGTCTCCGAGCTGATCGTGGACGGCAAGCCGTCGCTCGACATCGCCCCCTTTCGATTCTCGCGCTTTGCCGAGAAGGCGGTCGGCAAGCCGCGCAACGTCCTGTGAGCCCCGCGGCCGCGCCTCGCCTGCGGGGCTACACCATCGCCCTCGACGTGGGCGGCACGTTCACCGACGTGACGCTGCTCGACCCGGCAACGGGACGGCTCTGGATCGCCAAGACGCCCACCACGCCACGCGACCCTTCGGAGGGCTTCCTCGTCGGCGTGGAGAAGGTGCTGCGGATCGCCGGTGCTCACCCGGGCGGGCTCGGGCAGGTGCTCCACGGCACGACCACCGCCACCAACGCCATCCTCGAGGACAAGGGCGCCCCGACCGGACTCCTCACGACGGCGGGGTTCCGCTACGTGCTCGAGATCGGGCGCCACGACATCCCGCGCCGGGCCAACATGTTCGCCTGGGTGAAGCCGTCGCGGCCCGTGCCGCCCGAGCTGATCTTCGAGATCCCCGGGCGGATCGGGGTGGACGGACAGGAGCTGGAGCCCGTGACCGAGGGCGCAGTGCGCGCCGCCGCGCGGCACCTGCGCGAGGCGGAGGTCGTCTCGGTGGCCGTCTGCTTCCTGCACAGCTACGCCAACGACACGCACGAACGCCGGGCCCGGGAGGTGCTGCTCGAAGAGCATCCGGGCTGCGCGGTCTCCCTGTCCAGCGAGGTGCTACCGGTGTTCCGCGAGTACGAGCGCACCATGGCCACCGTTCTCAACGCCTACGTGCAGCCGCTGGTCGGGCGGTACGTGGAGCGCCTCGAGGAGCGGCTCCTCTCGCGAGGGATCTCGGCGCCGCTGCGCATCATGAAGTCCAACGGCGGTGTCGTCGGAGCGGACGTCGTGCGCCGGCAGTCCATCCACACCGCGCTGTCCGGGCCGGCGGCCGGCGTGGTCGGCGCGCGCCTGGTGGGCGGGGCGGCAGGGTTCGAGGATCTCATCTCGGTGGACGTCGGGGGCACCAGCGCCGACGTCTGCATGATCCGCGGCGGCGAGGCGGAAATCACCGTCGAGGGGACCGTCGGCGCCTGGCCGCTCCACCTGCCGATGATCGACATCCACACCATCGGCGCGGGGGGTGGCTCTATTGCGCGGGTCGCAGATGACGGCACGCTCACGGTGGGGCCCGAGAGCGCCGGGGCCGAACCGGGGCCGGCGTGCTACGGCGCCGGCGGGGAAGAGCCGACGGTCACGGACGCCCACCTCGTCCTCGGCCGCATCTCGTCACATCTGGTGGGCGGCGAGATCGCGCTGGACGTGGAGCGCTCCCGGCGAGCCATCGAGGAGCGCGTGGCCCGGCCCCTGGGACTCAGCCTCGAGGCGGCGGCGGACGGGATCCTCGACATCGTGAACAACAACATGGTCGGCGCCATCCGCCTCGTCTCGGTGGAGCACGGCTACGACCCGCGCGACTTCGCCCTCTTGCCCTTCGGGGGCGCGGGCCCGCTCCACGGGGCGGACCTGGCGACGCTTCTGGGGATGCGCACGGTCGTGGTCCCGCGCCACCCGGGCGTGCTGTCGACCTTCGGGCTGCTGGGCACCGAGGTGCGGAACGACTACGCGCGCACGAGTCTGCAGAAGCCGCCGGACTACGATCTCGAGGCGATCGCAGCCGTCTACGCCGACCTGGAGCGGCAGGCCCAGGCGTGGCTCGCCGCGGAGGGCGTGCCGCCGGCGCGCCGCCGCCTGCGCCGGCTGGCGGACCTGCGCTACCGGCATCAGGGCTTCGAGATCACGGTGCCATGGGAGGAGCGCGGTCTCTCGCCGGACACCCTCATCCGGCGCTTCCACGCGCGTCACCGCCAGCTCTATACCTACGCGCTGGAGGACGCGCCGGTGGAGATCGTCACCCTGCGGGTGGCCGCGGCGGGCCGCGTGCGGCGCTTTGCCCTGCCCACGCTCGATGCCCGCCGGGGGCCGGCCCGGCGCGCGCGCCCAGGTGGGCGGCTGGTCTACTTTGCGGGCGCGGGCTGGGTGAGCTGCCCGTGCGTGGACCGCGCGGCGCTCGGGGTGGGCGCGGTCCTCGCGGGGCCGGCCATCGTCGAGCAGCTGGACTCGACCACCGTGGTGTGGCCGGGGCAGCGGGCGACGGTGGACCGGCATGGGAACCTGATCGTTCGGCTGGGCGCCGTCCGGCGGCCCGCGGCGGCGCGGGGCGTACGAAGGGGCAGGCGGTGAGGGGTGCGCGCGCGCGGCGGCGCGCGGGAGCTCCGGCGGCGGCCGATCCCCAACCCGATCCGGTCACGCGCGAGATCGTCAAGGGCGCGCTCCGGGCGGCCCAGGCCGAGATGGAGGCGGTGATCGAGCGCACAGCCATGTCGCCCTTCATCCGCGAGAAGAAGGACTACTTCGCCGGCATCCTCGACGCCCGCGGGCGGGTGGTGTGCGGGACCATGATCCCGCTGTTCGGCAACCTCACGGAGATCATCTTCCGACAGTACCGGCCCGAGACGATGCGGCCCGGCGACCTCTACTGGTACAACGACTGCTACGGCTCGCGTGGCGGCGTGTCCCACTCGCCGGACATGGTGTTCGCCGCGCCCGTGTTCCACCAGAACCGGCTGGTGGCGTTCTCGCAGACCTGGGGGCATTTCTGGGACATCGGGGGTATGCGGGCCGGCAGCATCTCGCCGGACGCCACCGAGATCTTCCACGAGGGCATCATCGTTCCGGCCGTCCGCATCTACCGGGAAGGCGTGCTCAACGACGAGGCCTTCCGCATCTTCGTCCGCAACTCGCGCTTCCCCGACATCCTGCAAGGGGATATCCGCGCGGTACTGGCCGGCTGCCGGCTAGGCGAGCGCCGCGTGCAGGAGCTGTTCGCGCGCTTCGGCGCCGCGACCGTGCTCGAAGCCTGGGCGTTCTTCGAGCGGCAGTGCCGCGACACCATCCGGAAGACGCTCGATTCGCGCATCCCGGACGGCGCCTACGAAAGCGAGGACGCGGTGGACGGCGACGGTATGAGCGGGCGGCCCTTCCACGTGCGGATGCGCCTCACGAAGGACGGCGGGCGGATCGCCATCGACACGCGGGAGAGCGACGACCAGGCCAAGGGGCCGATCAACTTCATCATGCACGAGAGCGTGCCGAAGCTGATCATCGGCATCTACCTGCTCTCGGGCCACCCGACCGTCCTCCTCAACGACGGCGCGCAGGACGCGATCGACGAGGTGCGAGTGCGGCCGGGGAGCATCCTGCAGCCCCACTGGCCCGCACCTCTCGGCAACCGCGCGCACACCCTGGCCCGCGTGCAGTCCAACGTGCTGGCACTCCTGGCTCTCGCGACCGGCGGCGACGTGCCGGCCTCCAACTCCGTCTACAACATCTACTTCCTGCGCGGCTTCGACCGGGCGCAGCAGGAGTTCTTCCTCGTGAGCGACGGCGTGGCCGTGGGCTACGGGGCGCGGCCCTTCGCCGACGGCCTCGACGCCATCTACTACGTCGCGCAGAAGAACTACCCGGCCGAGTTCATGGAGATGGTCTTCCCCATGCGCCTGCGCCAGTACGGCCTGCACCGGGACTCGGGCGGGCCGGGGCGCTTCCGCGGCGGCTGCGGCGTCGTTCGGGAGATCGAGCTGCTCGCCGACGAGGCGGTAATCGCCATCCGGCAGGACAATATCCTCTTCCCGCCCGCCGGGGTGAACGGCGGGCACGCCGGCCGCCCCGGGCGCTGTGTGGTAAACCCGGGGCGTCTGGACGAGCGCGTGCTGCCGCCCATGTCCGATGGGAACGTCCTCCGCCGGGGCGACGTGGTCCGCCTGGACACCAGCGGAGGCGGAGGCTGGGGCAATCCGCTGGACCGGCCCATCGAGCGTGTGCGCAAGGACGTGCTCGGCGGTTTCATCTCTGCCGAGTCGGCGATGGAGGACTACGGCGTGGTGATGGAAGGGTCGAGGGGTGCGGTGGACGCGGCCGAGACGGGGCGCCTCCGCGCCGCCAAGCGCGGCCCCGTCCGCATGTTCCACCGCAACGGCTACTTCGGCCCGCTGGTGACACCGTGAGCCCAGGATCGGTGGCGATCGTGACGGGGGCGGCCCGGGGAATCGGGCGCGCGTCGGCCCTGGCGCTCGGGCGGAAAGGCTTCGCGCTCGCCCTGGTCGATGTGCGTGCGCGGGAGCTCTCCGATACGGCGGGCGAGGTGCGCGGGCTGGGCGTGGAGGCGCTCGCGCTCGAGGGCGACGTCTCGGACTTCGTGCGGGCGCAGGCGCTCGGCCGCCAGGTGCTCGACGCCTGGGGCCGCGTGGACGTGCTGGTGAACAATGCCGGCGTGTCGCAGCCGAAGGGGCTGCTCGAGATCACGGAAGGCGAGTGGGACCGCACCCTCGCGATCAATCTCAAGGGCGCCTTCAACTGGGCCAAGGCGGTGGCGCCGGCCATGCTGGCGCAGGGCGCGGGGCGCATCGTCAACATCTCCTCGGTGAGCGCGCATACCGGCGCGGGGTTCGGCGCGGTAAGCCAGTTCGCCTACTGCGCGGCCAAGGCGGGGTTGCTCGGGCTCACGCGCGGGCTGGCCAAGGAGCTGGCACCGCGCGTGACGGTCAATGCCATCTGCCCCGGGCTCATCGAGACGGACCTGACGGCGCAGATGATCGCCAGCCGCGGCGAGTCCATCGTGGGGTCCATCCCGCTGGCGCGGCTCGGCACGCCCGAAGACATCGCCGAGGTGGTCGCCTTCCTCGCCACCGTCACGCCGTGCTTCATGACGGGCGAGGTGATAGACGTGGACGGCGGGCAGTGGGTGAACTGACCCGCACCCTCGCCCCGACCCTCCCGAGGGAGATGGAGTCCGAACGGAACCCATCGCCCCAGGGGGGGGCAGCGTGAGGGGGCGGGCTGGCCGGGTACGGGCTGGATGACGACGCGGGGGCGCAGTATGATAGCCCCGCATAACGGTCGCGATGAACCACATACACGTGGGAGGACAGACATGAGACACGCACGCGCGGTGGTCGCAAGCTTCTCGATGCTCCTGGCCGTGGCGCTGGCCGCGCCGATCGCCCCGGCGGAGGCGCAGACGCGCTTCGTCTTCGCCAACGAGAGCCCCTACGACACCATGGATCCGCACGCGGCCTTCGACGTCGGGCGGGTGGCGGTACGACTCAACCTCTACGACGGGCTGTACCGGTGGCTCGACAACCCGGCCGTCCTTCAGCCGTGGCTGGCCGAGAGCCACACCGTCTCGGCCGACGGCCTGACCTACACGTTCAAGCTACGCCGCGGCGCCAAGTTCCACGACGGCACCGACGTCACGGCGGAGGACGTCCGCTACAGCGCCGACCGCATCCTCGCGCTCAAGAAGGGGGCGGCGGCCCTGCTGTCTACCATGCTGGCGCCCGGCTCGACCAAGGCCGTCGACAGGTCCACGGTGCAGTTCACGCTCACCAAGCCCACCGCCATCTTCCTGGCCGTCATGCCCGAGATCCACGTGGTCAACTCGGTCCTACTCAAGAAGCACGAGAAGGACGGTGACTGGGGCGCCGCCTGGCTCACGGGCAACGACGCAGGCTCCGGCTC
It contains:
- a CDS encoding hydantoinase/oxoprolinase family protein, with the protein product MSPAAAPRLRGYTIALDVGGTFTDVTLLDPATGRLWIAKTPTTPRDPSEGFLVGVEKVLRIAGAHPGGLGQVLHGTTTATNAILEDKGAPTGLLTTAGFRYVLEIGRHDIPRRANMFAWVKPSRPVPPELIFEIPGRIGVDGQELEPVTEGAVRAAARHLREAEVVSVAVCFLHSYANDTHERRAREVLLEEHPGCAVSLSSEVLPVFREYERTMATVLNAYVQPLVGRYVERLEERLLSRGISAPLRIMKSNGGVVGADVVRRQSIHTALSGPAAGVVGARLVGGAAGFEDLISVDVGGTSADVCMIRGGEAEITVEGTVGAWPLHLPMIDIHTIGAGGGSIARVADDGTLTVGPESAGAEPGPACYGAGGEEPTVTDAHLVLGRISSHLVGGEIALDVERSRRAIEERVARPLGLSLEAAADGILDIVNNNMVGAIRLVSVEHGYDPRDFALLPFGGAGPLHGADLATLLGMRTVVVPRHPGVLSTFGLLGTEVRNDYARTSLQKPPDYDLEAIAAVYADLERQAQAWLAAEGVPPARRRLRRLADLRYRHQGFEITVPWEERGLSPDTLIRRFHARHRQLYTYALEDAPVEIVTLRVAAAGRVRRFALPTLDARRGPARRARPGGRLVYFAGAGWVSCPCVDRAALGVGAVLAGPAIVEQLDSTTVVWPGQRATVDRHGNLIVRLGAVRRPAAARGVRRGRR
- a CDS encoding glucose 1-dehydrogenase — translated: MSPGSVAIVTGAARGIGRASALALGRKGFALALVDVRARELSDTAGEVRGLGVEALALEGDVSDFVRAQALGRQVLDAWGRVDVLVNNAGVSQPKGLLEITEGEWDRTLAINLKGAFNWAKAVAPAMLAQGAGRIVNISSVSAHTGAGFGAVSQFAYCAAKAGLLGLTRGLAKELAPRVTVNAICPGLIETDLTAQMIASRGESIVGSIPLARLGTPEDIAEVVAFLATVTPCFMTGEVIDVDGGQWVN
- a CDS encoding transcriptional repressor codes for the protein MRTIPKSPDAALRARGLRLTGPRRVILEVLRGTESHPTAEWVYRFVRRRLPRVSLGTVYRNLRLLVAEGLAAEIPGPHARFDANMDAHHHFTCVRCGRIVDVDGPLAEPHAEALRVRIAARTGLAITHHRIEFFGRCPQCRSAKARPHRPRRSP
- a CDS encoding rubrerythrin family protein, which encodes MAGKSLKGTKSHENLKEAFAGESQANRRYLYFARVADIEGFPDMAGLFKDTADAETGHAFGHMDFLKDVGDPATGEPFGKTEANLKSAVAGETYEYTQMYPGMAKTARDEGFAELAEWFETLAKAEKSHAGRFAKGLKQIAGKDPAEAI
- a CDS encoding hydantoinase B/oxoprolinase family protein; translation: MRGARARRRAGAPAAADPQPDPVTREIVKGALRAAQAEMEAVIERTAMSPFIREKKDYFAGILDARGRVVCGTMIPLFGNLTEIIFRQYRPETMRPGDLYWYNDCYGSRGGVSHSPDMVFAAPVFHQNRLVAFSQTWGHFWDIGGMRAGSISPDATEIFHEGIIVPAVRIYREGVLNDEAFRIFVRNSRFPDILQGDIRAVLAGCRLGERRVQELFARFGAATVLEAWAFFERQCRDTIRKTLDSRIPDGAYESEDAVDGDGMSGRPFHVRMRLTKDGGRIAIDTRESDDQAKGPINFIMHESVPKLIIGIYLLSGHPTVLLNDGAQDAIDEVRVRPGSILQPHWPAPLGNRAHTLARVQSNVLALLALATGGDVPASNSVYNIYFLRGFDRAQQEFFLVSDGVAVGYGARPFADGLDAIYYVAQKNYPAEFMEMVFPMRLRQYGLHRDSGGPGRFRGGCGVVREIELLADEAVIAIRQDNILFPPAGVNGGHAGRPGRCVVNPGRLDERVLPPMSDGNVLRRGDVVRLDTSGGGGWGNPLDRPIERVRKDVLGGFISAESAMEDYGVVMEGSRGAVDAAETGRLRAAKRGPVRMFHRNGYFGPLVTP
- a CDS encoding FAD-binding oxidoreductase, which codes for MEREADVVVVGAGIVGCATAYYLAQRGVRAVVVECGAVLGEQSRKNWGFVRQQGRDPHEVPLMMEANRIWRGLERELGADIEWVQGGNLALAADPARMALFERWLEVARQFDLDTRLLRARDLPAVVPGLGGDWVGGMHTPTDGHADPGKATDALARAAAAHGAAVHLGCAVEGVATRNGAVSAVITERGEIRTSWLVCAAGAWSSRLARTLRLELPQRWVRGTVARTTPAPAVTSCAVWGPGVAFRQRKDGCFNIAAGGALDHDVTLDSLRQIRFFLPNYWKNKALFRFHVGLPLVQSLMAALPGSSARRHPLIWDRGVEPRPNPAKVQRSFAELQRLLPSLPRLGIAESWAGYIDATPDLAPVLGEVPGLRGFVFATGFSGHGFAMGPVAGRLVSELIVDGKPSLDIAPFRFSRFAEKAVGKPRNVL